The Erpetoichthys calabaricus chromosome 1 unlocalized genomic scaffold, fErpCal1.3 SUPER_1_unloc_6, whole genome shotgun sequence genome has a segment encoding these proteins:
- the LOC127526436 gene encoding gastrula zinc finger protein XlCGF7.1-like, whose translation MLIIRQRIENKLFFFFPFCFKFYTGKKDHYIVECGREFSNRSAVQKHTRVHTGEKTYCCNECGKQFSNKGHLQGHTRVHTGEKPYCCNECGKQFSHMCSLQRHTRVHTGEKPYCCNECGKQFSDTSSLQKHTRVHTGEKPFCCNECGKQFSGTGSLQRHTRVHTGEKPYCCNQCGKQFSDTSSLQKHTRVHTGEKPYCCNECGKQFSVMGNLQRHTKVHTGEKPYCCNECGKQFLHKAHLQIHTRVHNGEKPYCCNECGKQFSQIGSLQIHTRVHNRIKTVAVQKSVQKNKNPSGLKSEVQLCPEK comes from the coding sequence ATGTTGATAATAAGGCAGCGAATTgaaaataagcttttttttttttttcctttttgttttaaattttacacaggaaAGAAAGATCACTACATTGTGGAATGTGGCAGAGAATTCTCTAACAGGAGTGCTGTTCagaaacacacgagagttcacactggagagaagacatattgctgtaatgaatgtggtaaacagttttcaaataaaggcCATCTTCAGGGACACACGAGagtacacactggagagaagccatattgctgtaatgaatgtggtaaacagttttcacatatgtgcagtcttcagagacacacaagagttcacactggagagaagccatattgctgtaatgaatgtggcaaacagttttcagataCTAGTAGTCTACagaaacacacgagagttcacactggagagaagccattttgctgtaatgaatgtggtaaacagttttcagggACGGgcagtcttcagagacacacaagagttcacactggagagaagccatattgctgtaatcaatgtggcaaacagttttcagataCTAGTAGTCTACagaaacacacgagagttcacactggagagaagccgtattgctgtaatgaatgtggtaaacagttttcagtgaTGGGCAATCTTCAGAGGCACACTaaagttcacactggagagaagccatattgctgtaatgaatgtggtaaacagtttttacATAAAGcccatcttcagatacacacgagagttcacaatggagagaagccatattgttgtaatgaatgtggcaaacagttttcacagataggcagtcttcagatacacacgagagttcacaacagaataaaaacagtagCAGTTCAAAAATCAGTCCAGAAAAACAAGAACCCTTCAGGACTCAAGAGTGAGGTTCAGTTGTGTCCTGAAAAGTAA